The stretch of DNA CACGTGGTCGGAGCACCGGGTGGCTCGGGGCCGGTGAGGCGTACGGCGACCTGGGGCACGGTCGTCGGCGCACTCGCACACGGCACCCGCCGCACCCCAGTCGCCGCCCGCCGCCGGGCAGCATGCGGCTCCCCTGCCCCGAGGCCCCGGAACCGCCCGTGTTCACATCCCGCCGGCGACCCTCAGCACCGTGCCGGTGGCGTAGGAGGCGTCGTCCGAGAGCAGCCAGGCGACCGGGCCTGCGATCTCCTCCGGCTGGCCGGCGCGGCCCATGGGGGTGATCGCCGCCACCTTGGCGGGCCGCTGCGGGTCGGCGTGGAAATCGGTCCAGATCGTACCGGGGGCGACGCAGTTGACCCGGATGCCGTCGGCCGCCACCTCCTTGGACAGCCCGACCGTCATGGCGTCCACGGCGGCCTTCGCCGCCGCGTAGTGGACGTAGGTGCCGGGGCTGCCGAGAGTCGCGGCGGCGGAGGAGATGTTCACGATCGCCCCGCCCGCCGTCATGCCGCCGATGGCCCGGCGGGCGCACAGCAGGTAACCCAGGATGTTGACCTCCAGGGCCTGCCGCATCCCCTCCGGGTCGGCGCCGGCCAGCGGTCCGACCGGCCCGCTCACCCCGGCGTTGTTCACCAGTCCGGTGACCGGGCCCAGCTGCGCGACGGCGGTGTCGAACAGCCGGTCCACGTCCGCCGCGTCAGCGGTGTCGACCGCGACGGCGACGGCCGCCCGGCCCAGCGCGCGCACCCCCTCGGCGACGCCCTCGGCCGCCTCCTCGTCCGACCGGTAGCCGATGGCGATGTCGTGTCCCTCGGCCGCCAGCCGCAGGCAGATCGCCGCGCCGATGCCCCGGCTGCCGCCGGTGACCACGGTCACCCGCCGGCGCTGTCCCTGTTCCGCCACGTCCGCTCCTCCGAGCTGGGCATATGAATGATCGCCCCGGCCCCGCACTCTATCCGGACGGCCTCCGCGTCGACCCCCGCCCTCAACGCCAGGGGTACGGCGTTCACGCGGGTGGGAGGAGTTCCGCTGGACACCGCTGCCTCGGGGATGGGGCCGGAATCCGGACGCGGGCCGGGCGGACGTGTGGGGCACAGGGGAAGCGGCGGCAGCGGGGCGCCCCTCGGGGGCCTGCCCCTCGTCGGCACCCTCGTCCCCTCGCGGCCACAGCGCGGCGCGGACGTGACCTCGAAGACGGTTGTCTCACACGGGGAGCGGTGTCCAGGTGGGACTACTCGCCGGAGGAATGGGCGGCCCTTCCGCGCTCCGCCGGGTTCTCGGAGATCGACGCGGAGATCATTCCTCCTCCGGAGGGCAGGACGACGGGCACACTTCTGGTACGTGCCCATGCCGCACGGACCCCTGAGGGGCCCACTTGCGTGACGGGGGAGAATGGATGATGGCCGGATAGCGGCGGCCGTACGGCGGGCGGGACAGAGTCCG from Streptomyces tsukubensis encodes:
- a CDS encoding SDR family NAD(P)-dependent oxidoreductase — its product is MAEQGQRRRVTVVTGGSRGIGAAICLRLAAEGHDIAIGYRSDEEAAEGVAEGVRALGRAAVAVAVDTADAADVDRLFDTAVAQLGPVTGLVNNAGVSGPVGPLAGADPEGMRQALEVNILGYLLCARRAIGGMTAGGAIVNISSAAATLGSPGTYVHYAAAKAAVDAMTVGLSKEVAADGIRVNCVAPGTIWTDFHADPQRPAKVAAITPMGRAGQPEEIAGPVAWLLSDDASYATGTVLRVAGGM